In one window of Pseudoalteromonas xiamenensis DNA:
- a CDS encoding GNAT family N-acetyltransferase, which produces MQNEFEIKSSTLEHVLEVEAQIPEFGAPKKADDLEKRLANAKMLPLVAYHRGKPIAYKLGYALNEDTFYSWLGAVIPAYRGRGIARALLLRQEAWCEAEGFSAIEVKTMNQFKTMLQMLISHDYHIVSVKENADPRLVKIRCRKLLG; this is translated from the coding sequence ATGCAAAATGAGTTTGAAATAAAGTCTTCAACGCTTGAACATGTCTTAGAAGTTGAGGCTCAAATCCCTGAATTTGGCGCACCAAAGAAAGCAGATGATCTTGAAAAGCGTTTAGCAAATGCAAAGATGCTGCCGCTAGTTGCCTATCATCGAGGTAAGCCTATTGCGTACAAGCTGGGTTATGCCTTGAATGAAGATACATTTTATTCTTGGCTCGGGGCTGTAATTCCTGCCTATCGTGGACGAGGGATTGCTCGCGCATTACTGTTGAGGCAAGAAGCGTGGTGTGAAGCCGAGGGATTTAGCGCGATTGAAGTTAAAACCATGAACCAATTCAAAACTATGCTTCAAATGTTGATAAGCCATGACTACCACATCGTGAGTGTGAAAGAAAACGCGGATCCTCGTTTAGTAAAGATCCGATGTCGTAAACTATTGGGTTGA
- a CDS encoding EamA family transporter — MTYLFSITLLWAFSFSLIGVYLAGQVDAWFAAWTRILLATLVLLPFLRPSRISTPHKLKLMLVGAIQIGAMYGFYYQSFLYLSVPEVLLFTVMTPVYITLINDLMEKSFHWRYLLVALLAVLGAVIIRYQTLDLNYWKGIAIVQGANLCFAAGQVMYKHLDNQLTIKHRERFGWFFLGALLVSSCSLVSFCNVDKLPQTSLQWGVIVYLGLVASGLGYLMWNKGATLVSVGQLAVMNNLLIPAGILVNVIIWSKPSDPLRLVLGSAVILLALLIDTYWQKRRISTQ; from the coding sequence ATGACTTATTTATTTTCGATAACCCTACTTTGGGCGTTTTCGTTTAGCCTCATTGGTGTCTACCTCGCAGGTCAAGTGGATGCATGGTTCGCCGCATGGACACGCATTCTGCTGGCCACTCTGGTTTTACTGCCTTTTCTGCGACCCTCTCGAATTTCGACACCACATAAGCTGAAATTGATGCTAGTAGGTGCAATTCAAATTGGTGCAATGTATGGGTTTTACTACCAATCTTTTCTCTATCTCAGCGTTCCCGAGGTGTTACTCTTTACCGTAATGACCCCTGTATATATCACTCTAATCAACGACTTAATGGAAAAATCCTTCCATTGGCGTTATTTGCTCGTTGCGCTTTTGGCTGTCTTGGGCGCGGTGATCATTCGCTATCAGACGCTCGATTTGAATTATTGGAAAGGCATTGCCATCGTACAAGGCGCTAATTTGTGCTTCGCAGCTGGCCAAGTCATGTATAAACACTTAGACAACCAACTCACAATTAAACATAGAGAGCGCTTTGGCTGGTTTTTCCTTGGCGCTCTACTGGTATCCTCATGCAGTTTAGTTTCCTTTTGCAATGTCGATAAATTGCCTCAAACTTCACTGCAGTGGGGAGTTATCGTTTATTTAGGACTAGTCGCGTCTGGTCTTGGTTATCTAATGTGGAATAAAGGGGCCACGCTTGTGTCTGTGGGACAGCTTGCAGTCATGAACAATTTACTGATCCCGGCAGGCATTCTAGTTAATGTCATTATTTGGAGTAAACCAAGCGACCCCTTACGCTTAGTACTGGGAAGTGCGGTTATTCTGTTGGCACTGCTCATTGATACTTACTGGCAAAAACGTCGCATTTCAACCCAATAG
- a CDS encoding YSC84-related protein yields MKTLLQIVSLSFLLTLTGCATSGDASPAEKRQVVQSMKTNTLNQLYAQKPDVRKQIRSAPGYAVFDNANVNLLIASVGGGYGVVTNNSTGKQTYMNMAEAGLGLGLGAKDFNIVMVFHTDAAMKRFIEHGWAFGGNADAAAKHEDKGAAVAAEAVVDDVTVYSLTDTGLALQAVLKGTKFWVDKELN; encoded by the coding sequence ATGAAAACACTACTACAAATCGTGTCGCTCAGTTTTTTACTGACATTAACAGGCTGTGCAACGAGCGGAGACGCGTCACCCGCTGAAAAACGCCAAGTGGTGCAAAGTATGAAAACGAATACCTTGAACCAACTTTATGCCCAAAAACCAGATGTGAGAAAGCAAATTCGCTCAGCACCAGGCTACGCTGTGTTTGATAACGCAAATGTGAATTTGCTGATAGCGAGTGTTGGTGGTGGCTATGGTGTGGTCACGAACAACAGTACTGGTAAGCAAACGTATATGAATATGGCGGAAGCGGGACTCGGTTTAGGCCTAGGCGCAAAAGATTTTAATATCGTGATGGTGTTTCATACTGATGCAGCAATGAAACGTTTTATTGAACATGGTTGGGCATTTGGAGGTAACGCGGATGCAGCAGCTAAACACGAAGATAAAGGTGCCGCTGTTGCAGCTGAGGCGGTAGTGGACGACGTCACGGTTTATTCGTTAACGGATACCGGCCTTGCACTCCAAGCTGTGCTAAAAGGTACTAAGTTTTGGGTAGATAAAGAACTTAATTAG
- a CDS encoding HopJ type III effector protein, protein MELKKLLEMLRLSPELLVFNDVIATIDAHYHFTASRFHNNGLENEIGTNLGSCKVFAFAKQHKLTKDETLACFAEHYFKDVLVHPESQSHQNIRHFMKSERGLDGVMFDSKVLMEK, encoded by the coding sequence TTGGAACTCAAAAAACTACTCGAAATGCTGAGATTATCGCCTGAACTTCTTGTTTTTAATGACGTCATTGCCACCATTGATGCACATTATCATTTTACAGCCTCTCGTTTTCACAACAATGGCTTGGAGAATGAAATAGGAACTAATTTAGGATCATGCAAAGTATTTGCTTTTGCAAAACAGCATAAGTTAACCAAGGACGAAACATTAGCTTGTTTTGCAGAACATTACTTCAAAGATGTTCTCGTACATCCAGAGAGTCAAAGTCATCAGAATATCCGGCATTTTATGAAAAGTGAGCGTGGATTGGATGGAGTTATGTTCGACAGTAAAGTACTAATGGAAAAATAG
- a CDS encoding FMN-binding negative transcriptional regulator has protein sequence MKRYPKRQFIETNLSELINVILAFPLATIVDPHRNVVFIPLQPDELGTQLSGHVAAYNPLVNADGQEVVVVFSGEDDYISPNLVSNQYLPTWHYKKVIVRGKLSIIQDPTLAWLELVKQVEHVEQTESSPWKADSLNLQEQRMLMKQIQVFKIDIDSIEGNFKLSQHKSTEHQFAIRDALQAKKEQQVGTQKTTRNAEIIA, from the coding sequence ATGAAACGATATCCAAAACGACAATTTATTGAAACGAACCTAAGTGAGCTTATCAACGTGATTTTGGCGTTTCCACTAGCCACGATTGTTGATCCTCATCGAAATGTGGTGTTCATCCCTCTTCAACCCGATGAGCTGGGCACACAGCTCAGTGGGCACGTTGCGGCGTATAACCCACTTGTCAATGCGGATGGACAAGAAGTAGTCGTCGTCTTTAGTGGTGAAGATGACTACATTTCGCCTAATTTAGTATCGAATCAATATTTGCCGACCTGGCATTACAAAAAAGTCATCGTGCGTGGTAAATTGAGTATCATCCAAGATCCAACACTTGCGTGGCTTGAACTGGTTAAGCAAGTTGAGCATGTCGAGCAAACCGAGTCATCACCTTGGAAAGCAGATTCTCTGAATTTGCAGGAGCAACGGATGCTTATGAAACAAATTCAAGTATTCAAGATAGACATTGACTCTATTGAAGGTAACTTTAAACTCAGTCAGCACAAATCAACGGAGCACCAATTCGCCATTCGCGACGCGCTCCAAGCTAAAAAAGAGCAACAAGTTGGAACTCAAAAAACTACTCGAAATGCTGAGATTATCGCCTGA
- a CDS encoding GNAT family N-acetyltransferase, with translation MLTSLELTSDKIKLVPLNESHLPSLYEAGQGPSVWTWLFGNYCKSPEILKTWFQTTAQFDPNEQLVFATTIAQTGEVVGTTRFFRLDPANRSVEIGHTFITDKWQRSFVNTHAKYLMLTHAFETLKMVRVEFRTHEHNSKSRNAIARVGATFEGLARKDRLLPNGEYRNTAKFAIIDDDWPLAKQKLELSL, from the coding sequence ATGCTGACTTCACTCGAACTTACCTCTGATAAAATCAAGCTTGTGCCGCTTAACGAATCACACTTGCCTTCACTGTACGAAGCTGGACAAGGCCCATCGGTATGGACGTGGTTATTTGGTAACTACTGTAAAAGCCCTGAAATACTTAAAACCTGGTTTCAAACAACAGCACAATTCGACCCAAACGAGCAGTTAGTGTTCGCTACTACAATAGCTCAAACAGGCGAAGTTGTTGGCACAACTCGTTTTTTCCGATTAGATCCCGCTAATCGTTCTGTAGAAATCGGCCACACGTTTATAACCGATAAATGGCAACGTTCATTTGTAAATACCCATGCCAAATACCTCATGCTAACGCACGCTTTTGAAACGCTAAAGATGGTACGTGTTGAATTTCGTACGCATGAGCACAATTCAAAATCGCGAAACGCTATTGCTCGTGTAGGCGCCACGTTTGAAGGGTTAGCGCGCAAAGATAGGCTGTTACCCAATGGTGAGTATCGCAATACAGCTAAATTCGCCATCATTGATGACGATTGGCCACTTGCTAAACAAAAATTGGAGCTGAGTTTATGA
- a CDS encoding PLP-dependent aminotransferase family protein — protein MGTTVTESIPKYQSVQDALREAIRTGQFKPKEKLASARILAESFQVNRHTMMHALQQLVAEGWLVSKERSGYYVEDNLPIEHSSGGQTLRAFRTVSPSLALELEKPITSEIVDFDYHFGGGLPDFDLFPFDSFRRSLSVMCRKANAHALHYGEITGVPLLKAQILQYLRRARGATFDDVLVCNGSQEALFLIAKLFITPGDKVAIEALGYPPARKAFDSCGAQVVGIRQDKTGICTEHLKSVLSAGRVKLLYLTPLHQYPTTVTLSASKRLEIYQLCYEYGVFIVEDDYDHEFHYACQPLKPMATDDPAQIVIYLSTFSKVMFAGTRTGYLCAPQHLLHPLIALKQLMNHRNDALTQLSIGHWMAEGHFERHLRKMTKAYRLRRDAMINVLNEIKHSGHAMNFEVPDGGMALWVDIMRESSDLKARAWQSKIYIQSEREFHLTPPNVATHIRLGFAAQPEEKARAGLLKLFDL, from the coding sequence ATGGGAACAACAGTCACGGAATCAATCCCGAAATATCAGTCGGTGCAAGATGCCTTAAGAGAGGCAATTCGAACGGGCCAATTTAAACCAAAAGAAAAACTCGCTTCAGCGCGAATTCTTGCAGAGTCATTTCAAGTGAATAGACACACCATGATGCACGCTTTACAACAACTAGTCGCAGAAGGTTGGTTAGTGAGTAAAGAGCGCAGTGGCTATTACGTTGAAGACAATTTGCCGATTGAACACTCGTCTGGAGGTCAAACACTAAGAGCATTTCGCACAGTATCACCTTCATTGGCACTGGAATTAGAAAAACCCATTACCTCAGAGATCGTTGATTTTGATTATCACTTTGGCGGCGGGTTGCCTGATTTTGATCTTTTTCCATTTGATTCGTTTCGACGCTCGTTATCGGTGATGTGTCGCAAAGCGAATGCGCATGCATTGCATTATGGTGAAATAACCGGAGTACCGCTTTTGAAAGCGCAAATTCTTCAATATCTGCGGCGCGCTCGAGGGGCAACCTTTGATGATGTGTTGGTGTGTAATGGTTCGCAGGAGGCTTTGTTTCTCATCGCTAAACTGTTCATCACACCCGGAGATAAAGTGGCCATTGAAGCGCTTGGTTATCCGCCTGCTCGAAAAGCGTTTGACTCATGTGGAGCGCAAGTTGTCGGAATTCGGCAAGATAAAACCGGCATTTGTACAGAGCATCTTAAATCGGTGTTAAGTGCTGGGCGAGTTAAATTATTGTATTTAACACCGCTTCATCAATATCCTACGACCGTTACATTAAGCGCCTCAAAAAGACTCGAGATCTATCAATTGTGCTATGAATATGGCGTATTTATCGTTGAAGATGATTACGATCATGAGTTTCACTACGCGTGTCAGCCTCTAAAACCAATGGCGACGGACGACCCCGCGCAGATAGTCATTTACCTTTCGACGTTTTCAAAAGTGATGTTTGCGGGGACGCGAACAGGTTACCTATGTGCGCCTCAACACCTTCTTCATCCACTGATTGCTTTAAAGCAGTTAATGAATCATCGAAATGACGCTCTCACTCAACTATCAATTGGTCATTGGATGGCAGAAGGTCATTTTGAACGTCATTTACGGAAAATGACCAAAGCATATCGACTTCGTCGGGATGCGATGATCAATGTACTGAACGAGATAAAGCATTCTGGCCACGCAATGAATTTCGAAGTACCGGATGGAGGTATGGCGCTTTGGGTTGATATCATGCGTGAGTCATCTGATCTGAAAGCGAGAGCGTGGCAAAGCAAAATATACATCCAAAGCGAGCGAGAATTTCATTTAACTCCTCCGAATGTAGCAACGCACATTCGTCTCGGTTTTGCGGCGCAACCCGAAGAAAAAGCGCGTGCAGGTCTATTAAAACTATTTGATCTTTGA
- a CDS encoding type III PLP-dependent enzyme: MELSALNANQTDYRKLVSEHGSPLLVLDGDAIRKQYLSLQQALPGVALHYALKPLPHDAVVAILKDLNGYFDLATNGEVDLVRNVGVDPERCIHSHPIKRDSDIRYALDYGCSTFVVDNIVELEKFVAYKDVTQLLLRVSFRNPDTKIDLSKKFGCRQEEAIGLLCKAKELGLNVIGLSFHVGSQAVNPVRHSNAVAACNNIIREAAQFGVTLTTLDIGGGFPVSYDGNPIDIVEYCAPIREQLALLPEHIRVLAEPGRYICAPAVTAVSSVMGIAQRGEQTWYYLDDGVYGSYSGQIYDHMVYPLSFPYASGEPQLSVLSGPTCDSIDVIREDIMLPPLAVGEIVIGHVMGAYTWASATEFNFFRKANFVVVNGPCEINAVVAA; encoded by the coding sequence ATGGAATTGAGCGCATTGAATGCAAATCAAACAGATTACCGTAAACTTGTTTCTGAGCACGGTTCGCCACTGCTTGTATTAGATGGCGATGCAATCCGAAAGCAGTATTTGTCGCTGCAACAGGCGCTTCCAGGTGTAGCCCTTCATTATGCGTTAAAGCCACTGCCACATGACGCTGTTGTTGCAATATTGAAAGACTTAAATGGCTACTTTGACCTTGCAACCAATGGTGAAGTGGACTTAGTCCGCAATGTTGGTGTAGACCCAGAACGTTGCATACACAGTCATCCAATCAAACGCGATAGCGACATTCGTTATGCTCTGGATTATGGTTGTAGTACGTTTGTAGTGGACAACATTGTTGAACTCGAAAAATTTGTCGCTTACAAAGACGTCACCCAGCTTTTGCTTCGTGTTAGCTTTAGAAATCCTGACACGAAAATCGATTTATCGAAAAAGTTTGGTTGTCGTCAAGAAGAAGCAATTGGCTTACTTTGTAAAGCGAAAGAACTTGGTTTGAATGTGATTGGTTTGTCGTTCCACGTAGGTTCGCAAGCCGTAAACCCTGTGCGTCACAGTAATGCGGTCGCTGCATGTAATAACATTATTCGTGAGGCAGCTCAATTCGGTGTAACACTTACTACGTTGGACATTGGTGGTGGATTCCCAGTGAGTTACGATGGTAATCCAATTGACATCGTCGAATATTGCGCGCCCATCCGTGAGCAACTGGCGCTATTACCTGAGCATATTCGAGTACTAGCAGAACCTGGTCGTTATATTTGCGCACCGGCGGTGACTGCGGTGTCTTCCGTCATGGGCATAGCTCAACGTGGTGAGCAAACGTGGTACTACCTTGATGATGGCGTATATGGTTCTTATTCAGGCCAAATATACGACCACATGGTCTACCCATTGAGTTTTCCGTACGCCTCTGGCGAGCCACAGCTAAGCGTATTGTCTGGTCCAACGTGCGATAGCATCGATGTGATCCGTGAAGACATCATGCTTCCTCCGTTAGCGGTAGGTGAAATTGTGATCGGTCACGTGATGGGTGCGTATACATGGGCGTCGGCAACTGAATTTAACTTCTTCCGTAAGGCTAACTTTGTCGTCGTTAACGGCCCTTGCGAGATAAATGCGGTGGTTGCCGCTTAA
- the ykgO gene encoding type B 50S ribosomal protein L36 — protein MKVLSSLKSAKSRPGCQVVKRRGRIFVICKTNPRFKAVQGKSKKRA, from the coding sequence ATGAAAGTATTAAGTTCGCTTAAAAGTGCCAAGTCACGTCCTGGATGCCAAGTCGTCAAACGTCGTGGAAGAATTTTTGTTATTTGTAAAACAAATCCTCGTTTCAAAGCCGTGCAAGGCAAATCGAAAAAACGAGCATAA
- a CDS encoding metal-dependent hydrolase family protein, with protein sequence MFKRTLLALSLAGLSSYSFAQTIVLNADAALDVKTGKLIQPATLVIEDNKIVSLAKSNKKALPADATVVDLSGHTLLPGLFDMHVHLTGDAHVHGYKRLQRTTQRQAITGVRNAKRTLEAGFTSVRNLGAAGYSDIALRDAIYDGDVPGPRIFASGPALGITGGHCDNNLLTHEHQVVAEGVADGPWAVRAKVRENIKYGVDVIKYCATGGVLSKGTKVGAQQYSLEEMEALVSEAHLRGLTVAAHAHGTEGIKSAIKAGVDSVEHVSFLDDDAILMAKKKGTYFSMDIYNTEYILGEGEKAGILAESLDKERVVGTKQRDSFRKAVKAGVNMVFGSDAGVYPHGDNGKQFSRMVKFGMTELQAIQAATINSATLLKQQSNLGSLETGKLADIIAVKGNPLKHIDTLENVTFVMKDGKIEINKL encoded by the coding sequence ATGTTCAAACGTACTTTACTTGCGCTTTCTTTGGCGGGATTATCATCCTATTCCTTCGCTCAAACCATCGTCTTAAATGCCGATGCCGCTCTCGATGTCAAAACAGGAAAATTGATTCAACCAGCAACGCTTGTCATTGAAGACAACAAAATTGTCAGTTTAGCTAAATCGAATAAAAAAGCCTTGCCAGCCGACGCGACCGTGGTTGATTTATCAGGCCATACGCTATTACCCGGTTTGTTCGATATGCACGTACACCTCACGGGCGATGCCCATGTGCATGGTTATAAACGACTGCAACGTACGACTCAAAGACAAGCTATCACAGGTGTACGCAACGCGAAACGAACGCTGGAAGCAGGCTTCACTTCAGTGAGAAATTTAGGTGCAGCGGGGTATTCAGATATCGCGCTTCGCGATGCTATTTATGATGGTGACGTACCTGGACCACGTATTTTTGCATCGGGTCCAGCACTTGGGATCACTGGTGGACACTGTGACAACAATTTACTCACCCATGAACATCAAGTCGTTGCAGAAGGTGTAGCTGATGGCCCTTGGGCCGTTCGGGCAAAAGTGCGCGAAAACATAAAGTACGGTGTTGACGTTATTAAATACTGTGCGACGGGTGGCGTACTATCAAAAGGCACAAAAGTAGGCGCACAGCAATATTCGCTTGAAGAAATGGAAGCGTTAGTTTCAGAAGCACACTTGCGTGGATTAACGGTTGCAGCACATGCTCATGGAACCGAGGGCATTAAATCGGCGATTAAAGCCGGCGTTGACTCTGTAGAACATGTATCCTTTTTGGATGACGATGCTATCTTAATGGCGAAGAAAAAGGGCACCTACTTTTCCATGGACATCTACAACACAGAGTACATTCTAGGTGAAGGTGAAAAAGCCGGTATCTTAGCTGAAAGCCTAGACAAAGAGCGTGTCGTGGGCACAAAGCAAAGAGACAGTTTCCGTAAAGCAGTTAAAGCCGGTGTAAACATGGTATTTGGCTCTGATGCAGGAGTCTATCCACACGGTGACAATGGTAAGCAGTTTAGCCGTATGGTTAAGTTTGGTATGACTGAATTGCAGGCAATTCAAGCCGCAACCATCAATTCAGCAACACTACTTAAACAGCAAAGTAATTTGGGATCATTAGAAACTGGCAAATTGGCCGATATCATTGCGGTCAAAGGTAACCCTCTCAAACACATCGACACTCTTGAAAACGTTACCTTTGTAATGAAAGACGGCAAAATTGAAATAAACAAGCTGTAA
- a CDS encoding S8 family peptidase has translation MKREHRYMLYPVALLFASSTSAFAKTNQHAAINDKYIVVLKNDKKQLHQESQMLTTMMSNELENHLGIKVSRVFSGEFNALVVQATQQQVKQLRDDPNIAYIEKDRKIQVAPVKSKELLDSVIWGLDRIDQRNLPLDGIYNYVETGQGVSAYVIDTGINVGHTEFQGRATHGYDFVENDKDASDCNGHGTHVAGTIGARNYGVAKAVNLVGVRVLDCSGSGSYSDVIAGIDWVKQHANRPAVANMSLGGGISQAIDDAVNAAVRSGINFVVAAGNDNDLACNYSPARAQEALTVGASTRTDRRAEYSNFGSCVDVFAPGSDITSTWIGSSTATHVISGTSMAAPHVAGAAALLLESKPNLSPPEIKAELIRRSSKNKLTDLKVNSPNHLLFSFDGETPDPDVPIPELTLNNGIAVSGLRDTQQFYKFTLTNSEPSLQVLLTGGNGDADLYVRQGVKPTITDYDCRPFQSGNNESCEFANPKQGEWYVMLNAYQGYSGAILKALVGSRTDVCTGLCLQNGIPVTDLSGGLNSDIRYTFDVPPNTQVSIQTSGGTGDVDLFVRMNKPPTTGLYDCRPFETGNREQCVLDSKAGGIMHILLRGQARYSGVTLLGNYVE, from the coding sequence ATGAAACGCGAGCATAGATACATGCTTTATCCCGTTGCGTTGTTATTCGCATCGTCTACCAGTGCATTCGCTAAGACCAATCAACACGCTGCTATAAACGATAAATATATTGTGGTTCTTAAGAATGATAAGAAACAACTTCATCAAGAATCCCAAATGCTCACTACGATGATGTCCAATGAATTGGAAAATCATTTAGGCATAAAGGTATCGCGGGTATTTTCGGGGGAATTTAACGCGCTCGTTGTCCAAGCAACACAACAACAAGTGAAGCAGCTAAGAGATGACCCAAACATTGCATACATTGAAAAAGACAGGAAAATCCAAGTAGCACCAGTAAAATCAAAGGAATTATTGGACTCAGTTATTTGGGGATTAGACCGTATAGATCAGCGTAATTTACCTTTAGATGGCATCTATAATTACGTCGAAACAGGTCAAGGTGTTTCGGCCTATGTGATTGATACTGGTATTAACGTTGGACATACCGAGTTTCAAGGGCGGGCGACTCATGGATATGATTTTGTTGAGAATGACAAGGACGCAAGTGATTGTAATGGGCACGGTACGCACGTCGCGGGAACGATTGGTGCACGCAATTATGGAGTAGCAAAAGCCGTTAATCTGGTTGGCGTGCGCGTTCTAGACTGCTCAGGTAGTGGTTCCTATTCTGATGTCATTGCTGGAATTGATTGGGTAAAGCAACACGCGAACCGACCAGCCGTTGCCAATATGAGCCTTGGCGGTGGAATTTCACAAGCAATAGATGACGCGGTAAATGCGGCAGTTCGTTCAGGTATCAATTTCGTCGTAGCAGCAGGCAACGATAATGATTTAGCGTGCAACTATTCACCAGCTAGAGCACAAGAGGCATTAACGGTTGGTGCCAGCACGCGCACTGATAGGCGAGCTGAATATTCCAATTTTGGTAGTTGCGTTGACGTGTTTGCACCAGGCAGCGACATCACATCTACTTGGATAGGGTCGTCTACGGCAACTCACGTTATTAGTGGTACATCGATGGCTGCACCACATGTTGCTGGAGCGGCAGCTCTGCTTCTTGAAAGTAAGCCGAATTTGTCTCCGCCAGAAATTAAAGCAGAACTTATTCGCAGAAGCTCGAAAAACAAATTAACGGATCTAAAAGTAAATTCGCCGAATCATCTGTTATTTTCGTTTGATGGTGAAACACCGGACCCAGATGTGCCAATACCGGAGCTTACACTTAATAATGGCATTGCGGTAAGTGGATTGCGCGATACGCAGCAGTTTTACAAGTTTACATTAACCAATAGTGAGCCTTCATTGCAGGTTTTGTTGACAGGTGGAAATGGCGATGCAGACCTTTATGTGAGGCAAGGGGTAAAGCCGACAATAACCGATTACGACTGCCGACCCTTTCAATCTGGAAACAATGAAAGCTGTGAATTTGCGAATCCAAAGCAAGGTGAATGGTATGTCATGCTTAATGCGTATCAAGGGTACAGTGGAGCAATATTAAAAGCACTGGTGGGAAGTCGTACAGACGTATGTACGGGGCTTTGCTTGCAAAATGGTATCCCAGTTACAGACCTCTCCGGAGGATTAAACTCGGATATACGTTATACCTTTGATGTGCCGCCCAATACTCAAGTGTCGATTCAAACTTCAGGTGGAACGGGCGATGTAGACCTCTTCGTACGGATGAATAAACCGCCGACAACAGGACTCTATGATTGCCGCCCTTTTGAAACAGGTAACCGTGAACAATGTGTGCTGGACAGTAAAGCGGGTGGGATTATGCATATTTTATTGAGAGGTCAAGCTCGATACAGCGGAGTTACGTTACTTGGTAACTACGTTGAATAG